In Ruminiclostridium josui JCM 17888, the genomic window TTCTTATGGTCAGTTCCTTCCGGTATTGCTACAGCCCTTGTAACATATTTGCTAAATGACGAGACTGTAACTTCCCTGCCCGCATATGTAAATGATATTTCAAATTCAACAGGTTTTCCATTTAACTCAAAGCCTTTTTTATCAGCTTCATCTTTTATCCTTTCAGTTTTATCTTCAGAAGCCTTGGTTACTGTGACTTTTACCAATATATCTTTAAGTTCGGGGTTACCGCCAAGTTTTCCAAGTACCTCATCTATATTGACATTGTTGGCAGGTAACGTATAAGATACGTTTTCCGTTTTAATTTCAAGGACTGCGTTCATATCTGCCATTGCCTTTAAAGTACTGGCTTTTAACTCCCCGACAACTTTATCTGAATTATTAGTAACAGGAATAGTTACCTTCTTTTCCTTGTCAGGTTCATTTTTTGCCATTTCATTAAGGGTTTTGTGTACTTCTGTTTCATCCAGATTTACCGTGGTGATTTTAATGTTGTTTTCATGTTTAACATCTACAGAGACATTTTCAATAGAGTGGTCCCCTACATTTATAACTATTGCTTCTCTAGATGTTTCAGAAGTTGAACCACCGCCTGTGGAGCTGTCTGATGTACCGGTTCCTGACACCTTAAACTTAAACGGACTGTTTACTGTATCTTTGCCGGTTATGGTTACTTCGGCTGTTTTAACCCCTGTGGAGGAAGGCTTAAATACTATGGTGAAGGCAGCAGAGCCTTTTCCTACAATAGGACTTACAGGTTCATTTTTTAAAGTAAAATCAGAACCTGATATTGATATTAGCTTATTTATTCCATCCTCTGTAAGGTCAGCATTACCGACATTTGATATTATAAACTCCAGCTCGCTTTCCTTGCCTGTTTTTGTATTTTCGAAATTTACGGTATTACCGTTTGCAATTTCAAACCCATCTTTTTTTCTAAACATCTTTATAAAAGCTCTATCATCGTCTACTATAATTCCCTCGGCTTTAATATCTCCGGTTACGGGTTTCAGAACAACAAAGAAATTTTCGTCATACTCTGCGTCTTTGTCTCCGTTAATATTAACTGTTATTGACTTGGATGTTTCACCTGGAATAAAATCCAACTTACCGGACGCTAAATCGTAGTCGTTATTTGCAGTTGTAGCTGTTCCGTCCTCTGTTACATAATCCACAGAAACAGTTTTTTCACACTCCTCAGAAAGTGTTACATAGAACACCATCGGTGTATTTCCAGAATCACCTTCAACTACCTTCACTTTATTCTGTACAAATGTTATTGAAGGAGCCGAATCATCATCATTTATTGTGCATTGCGCTGTCCCTTTTGAAGAATTTATTTCTGCACCTTCTGGATTTGAAAGAATTAATGAAAATGTTTCATTCTCCTCATACACAGTGTCCCCTTTTACATTTACATTGATTATCCCACTTTTCTGTCCGGCAGGTATTTTTAGTCTGCCTTCTACAGCCGTATAGTCTTTTCCGGCTTTTGCAGTTCCATCCAAAGTTTCATAATCTACATATATATCCTTAGCACTTGCCGGTGAAACTTTCACTGTAAAGGTAGCAACACTAGTGTCTGAATTACCCTCATTTATCGGAGTAGTTTCAACCGATATTTTCGGGATGGATTCATTGTCATATATAGTTCCTGTTCCTGTATTCTTCACCACTTCTATTGCCGGGTCTGTTATATAATAAAGTTCAACATAGAAAGATTCAGTTCCTTCGTATATGTCATCATCATTTATGTCAATAGCTATAACCTTTTCTCCGGTTTCACCTGCTGCAAAAGTAATAGCACCTGTCTGTTGTATATAATCACTTCCCGCTACAGCACTGCCGTCTATTGTTCTGAATTTGAGTGATACATTTTGGGAAGTTGGCTTACTGAGAGATACTTTGAATACTATATTTGGAGAAGTATCTTCTGTTACAGATACATCATTTATAGATACAGTCGGCTTGTCGTTATCTTTAATTGTACCTGTAGCAGTATAATTGGTTTTTCGGGCATTAGTAGCCGTCAAATTCAGTCTAATTGTCTCATTTGACTCAAGTAAATTATCCCCTATAACAGTCACTTCAATTTGTTTTGGACCTTTATCTCCTGGGATAAAGGTGAGAGTTCCTGTAGTCTCCAAATAATCCAATTCTTTAGTAGCTGTATCATCGGAAGTTGAGTAATTTACATCTATGGTTTTTCCGCTTTCTGTTGAAAGTGACACATTAAATATCAGTTTGGTAGTATTACCTGAATCAACTTCATCTACCTCTGCATCAGATATTACTATGTCTGGTGCATCATCATCGTCCCTTATAATGCATTGCGCAGTATAAGGACTTCCTCGCTCCGCACCTACAATATCATTTTGAATAGTAACGAAAAAGTTCTCATCTTCTTCATCTAATGTATCATTTAATATATCTATTTCGATAGTGCCACTTGCTTCACCTTTAGGTATGGTTATGCTTCCTGAAGCACTTATATAGTCTTTAGAACCCCTTGCAGCCCCATCTGATGTTTTATATTTTACAATTACATCTTCGCCGCTGGCTTTTGACAGTAAAACGGTAATAGCAACCTTAGCGGAATCCTTTTCCTCAACTTCATATGTAACAGGGTCTACCTTTACCGTAGGTTTCGAGTCTATGTTGGTTATTGTTAACGGCACTGATTTAATGTCTCCTGTAGTTGCGTTTGTAACATCAACATCTGAGATACTTACTGTGAGCGTCTTGTCATAATTGAATTTATTATTAGGTTTTCCATAAATTTCCATTGTTCCTGTTGTTTGTAGACTTGGTATTGTAATAGTATCGCTTAAAACAGTAAAATCCGTATCATTTACAGCACCTTCAAAAGATAATTTTACAGTCACGTCCTTAATTGATTTATTTGTAAGAGTAGCTGTTACGGTTGCTGCTTCGATTCCGTTTTCTGATATTGAGCCCGGTGTTATGCTTAAATTGACTTTTGGCTCGGGTTCGTCATCATTAATTGTCAGCTCAGGAGGAGTAAATTCACCTTTACTTCCGTTTTCCACACTGCTTATGCCAATGGTTACCTTTTTATTTTCGCCTGAGAAGATATCATCATCTATGACAGTTATGTTAACGAAACCGGATAAACTGTTTGCAGGTATGGAAATTGAAGTGGGAGCATTAAAGTCAGTTCCGGCCACTGCACCTGAAAAATTAAGATTGACTACTACATTTTCATAGGTCTTATTTGAAAGAGTAGCCGTTATTTTTGCTGAACCACCATTCTCAACTATACTGCTTTTATCAACATTTAATGTCACCTTTGGAGGATTATCATTGTCCTTTATTGTGCAGGTAGTTTCACCATCTGTAATGCCTCCGACACTGGGATTTGAAATTGATACTTTAAAAGTTTCTGCCATCTCGTGGTCAGTATCATCTTTTGTTGGTATCACTATTTCCCCATAGGTTGCATTTGCAGGAATAGTAAGTGTACCATTTAAAACTGTAGTATCAAAATCATCTGCTGTTGCAGAATCACAATTGATTAAGTAATTGACAGTTATATCATCCTTGTAGGGCTTTGTAAGATTTACTCTAAAGATTGCATTCTGTCCTTCAGTAATCTCAGATACATCAGCTATTGAAATGTCTGTGACGTTTGAGAAGTCGAGGGAGTCAAGACAAATATACAATGCCTGTTCAGTATTTGTTCCAGTAATTACTACTTTGTCAATATCATACCAACTTTCTCCGAACTCAAGTAATCCACCGTACTCTTTGTCGTCGGTATTGCACACATTATTGGTATATTTGACATCACCATATACAGTACTGCCCGGCTTAGTAAAATCAATACCCTTAACACAGACAAGTTCCACTGTACCATTGTATCCCTTGATATCAACCTGAGTCGCAGAAGAACCCACGTCAGTTATCAATGCATAAAACGCCTCAAGCTTAAATGGGCTTTTTGCTGCTGATTCAAATGAGATATATGTAGGGTTTGTATATAAATCTGGATCATTGCTTATTGCCATCCCACTAAAACCATCTATTATACGACCATAGGTATATTCATAAGTTAATGCTTCCCAGCTTCTTACATCAATAATACCATCAGTATCAAAAATAATATCTCCTATTTGATAGGGCCCCTCTTCTCGCAAAGCTTCAAGCGAATCGAAGTTTTGGTCCTGTGGTGCTTCGGCATAAACATATCCAGTATTATATATCAGCATGATAGTAAAAAATATAATACAAATTGCTAAAGATATTTTTTTAACTGTTTTTGACATTTGACCCTCCCTATTATATAATACATAGCCACACTCATGGTGTAGATAAACCTAGAGTGCAGCTACATAATAATTTAAGATATTTTTATTACACAGATATAAGTATTTTCATTTCCTGTAATCTTTGAAATAACTTTAATAATAATCGTGTTTTCCCCTTTTCTCAAGTTAGTTACACTATATGACGAACCGCTTGTCACTGTATTACCATTAACAGTAATATTAACGTCACCAGGATTACTAGCAGTTGGAACTACAGTTATGCTAGAAGCATTACTTGTACTTGAAGTATATTCCCTATGTGTTGGGCTAAATGTTGGCTGCAATGTAAGCGTTGTTTTTCCATTCTTAAATATCAACCCAGACAAAGTTAAATTCTCTTTCCTCTTAATTGTTACTGTATATTGCTGCGATGACGTTGTTGCTGTAGATACTATGATATTTACTGTTGTATTTCCCGTTTTTTGCAGCGTAATAGACCCATATGGCTGACCGCTGACAGCAGTTCCTCCGTTTATTTTTATAGTGGATGCAGGGTCTTCACTTGTAGCACATATCATAACGCTCTGAACTGTTTTTTCAACCTCCACAGTGTACTCAAAAGTATTTTTATTAAAAGTTGGTACTATCGGAAGTACTGTGCTTCCGTTAAGAACAGAAAGACCTGTGAGTTTGTTACTGTTAAGCCTTGTAACAGTCAGCGTATATCTCTGGTTTAAGTAACCAACAGCAGAAGTAACGTCAATATTTATGGTATTGACACCAACTGCAAGGTTTACAGATGTACCTACTCCACTGGCAGTTTCAACTCCATTTACTTTTATTATTACATTTTGACCATAGGCAGTGGGAGTTTCTGCAGTAGGAGTTACTACAATACTGGTGACTCCATAGTCAACTGTAGCAGTATAAGCGAACGTAGTTTTATTAAAAGCAGGTGAAAGTGTACCGCTGTTTATCGCCAAGCTTGATAAATATGGGCTTGAAGGGTCAACAGCGAATAATTGAAAATTTGAAATAGAAGCAATTCTAGGATTACATTTTAGTCCACTTGTTATATTAACCCTATAATAAGTATATGCGGCAGTTGGAATAAATGTCCTATCAGAACTATAACTTATTGTACTAGTATTTGTGTTATCCACAGTGTCTAGTGTTGTCCACGTTACGTTATCATTGCTTCCCTGTAAAGAATATTTTAGCAAATAGTATTGTTGAGGATCCCACCCTACTGACGGCATGCCATTTACTACCCACCGATTTACACAATACAATTTGTCTGGCTTAAAATTAAGTGTACAAGGTACTTCTCCAACCCACCTGTTGACAGGTTTCATTATTCCGTCAACCGCTTTTTGAGCCACAAAAGGAGCTATATAACTGGATGCTGAAGTAAGGCCAGTTAAGGCGGTATTACCCATATGTATTTCCTCCCCGCTATGTTAAAATTAGTATTTTTTTACATTAAATTTATAATATTATTATATTGTAACTCCTACAAAAAAACAATCTAAATTTTAAAATTGTCATTAATTATGACATTCTATTGACATATTTTTACACAATAATATATAATTGCTATATATCAATCAGTGAGAGGTGTTTATATGGAGACGATGTTGGGTCAAATTGAACTTTTCCCATTTAACTTTGTACCGCAAGGATGGCTTTTGTGTAATGGCCAGTTACTAAACATCGCACAAAATCAAGCACTGTATTCGTTATTAGGGGTTTCTTATGGCGGTGACGGTAGAACAACCTTTGCTATACCTAATTTATTAGGCACGGAGCCTGTACCGAATACAATGTATTGCATAGCAATAGAAGGTATTTATCCCTCAAAGAATTAGGTTAATTGTTATATAAATTTAACTTCTATAAATTATTTTAGCCGTTCTTCGGCTCAAGGAGGCTATTATTATGGATCCTTTCATAGGTCAAATTCAGCTTTTTGCTTTTGGATTCGCTCCGCGGGGTTGGCAGTTGTGCGATGGGTCGATAATTAAAATTGCAGAGAATCAGGCATTATACTCATTATTAGGAAATAAATTTGGCGGTACACCCGGTCAGAGCTTTGCTGTTCCAAATCTGTTAAACGCAAGTGCATATCAGAATGGTCGCCCTATGGCTTATTATATTGCAATTTACGGTATTTATCCGTCTCGCAGTTAAGGCCATTTCTAAAGAGTAACACTTTTGCAGTCTTATTTTAATGGAGGTTATTATAATGGATAGTCCTATTTTAGGTATGATAAAGTGTTTTCCGTATTCTTATATTCCTTATGGTTGGGCAGTTTGTAACGGTGCAACTATAAGTATCCAGACAAATTCTGCCTTATATTCCCTGATTGGGACTAAATTCGGAGGTAATGGCACTACTACATTCTGTCTCCCAAATTTAACAGGTGCTGAACCTGTTCCAAACACTGTATATTGTATTGCCACCCAAGGCATATATCCCATGAGAAGCTAAAAGCTGTTAGTATGAATAATTACCTTATTATTGTAAAAAATATGTTTATTGGTATGTTAATGTTAGTAAGTTAATATCAATATATTTAAAACTAATTCAATAATAAGGGAGGAAATTGTTTTGTCCAAGAATTTTTTTGCAGCAGTAAAAGACAGACGCACATATTATGGAATTGATAAGCAAAGTCCTGTTTCCGACGAGAGGATTCAGGAGATTATAAAAGATGCGGTTCTCCACACACCTTCATCCTTTAACAGTCAAAGTGCAAGAGTTGTATTATTATTGGGAGATAACCATGATAAATTGTGGGACATAACAAAGAATACACTAAGTAAAGTAGTGCCGCCTGAAAATTTTTCAGCAACCGAGCAGAAAATCAACTCTTTTAGAAGTGGCTATGGTACTGTTTTATTTTTTGAGGACAACTCAGTTATTGAATCTCTACAACAGCAATTTGCACTGTATAAGGATAATTTTCCTATTTGGGCAGAGCAGTCAAATGGAATGTTACAATATGTGATTTGGACCGCTTTGGAAATTGAAGGTCTGGGAGTCTCTCTTCAGCACTATAACCCATTGATAGATGATGCCGTTAGAACCGAATGGAAGATTCCCTTAAACTGGAGACTTGTTGCCCAGATGCCATTCGGAAAACCAACTGCGTCACCCGATGAAAAGCAATTTCAACCAATTGAATCAAGATTTAAAATATTCAAATAAGGGAATGTCGCATAAATTTTTCTGTTTTAACACTTCTACTCCCGTATAAAATTGTATCAATGATTGCTTCCAAGATATTTGCATAAGTTTATAACGGCTTATCTTAGGATATTTTACCGTCGCCCACATTCATCGTGAAAGTTTTCCGGTAAAATATCCTTGCTTCGCCAATAAACATCTACAAATATCTTTAACCAAGCTTCCATTGATACAATTTATACTCTAAGTACAGGTTAAAAGATAAAATTCCATTTTTTTTACAGACCCTATAATACCTTTCTCTCAAACTCTTCTATAATTTTCAGGTATTTCTCCTGTAAATTCTGTTCCTGTGCTTTGCTTTCTGCCTTTTCACATTCGAAGTTAAGCATGTCCATGGTTTCTTTAACCAGATTATTTCTTGCAAAAGTGTATACTACTCCGTCTTCTTTTTCAATATGCCTGTAAAGCAGGTGCGTATATGAAACAGCATTAGCTATGATATCAAGCTTAGATTCATCATCACCTTCCAGAACCCTTTTTACAGCAGCTTCAAGTTCCTGCATATGAAGCCGTCCCAAATCATGTTCCACCAGCATGCCATGTCTTACAAGTTTTTGTGCTGCTGGCCCCATTTCTTTTTCCATCCTGTCAAAAAGAAGTTTTTCTTCTTTACCATGGTGGTGGGCATCTGCATAATTTCTTACAAAATCAATTATTGTAAAAAAATCCTCGTACTCTACCTGTTCACCCTTTAAAATCTTGTAGCAGTATACGCGTATAACCTTCAGCATACGCTTAATATTTTTATGCTCATCTACCATTAAATCAATACAGTCCATATTTTCCTCCTTTCTACTTACGGGTTATCCTGTGTGTATTATCAACGGACCTTACATAAATAAAATCAGGGTTCAGCTCTTCTACAAATGCTTTTACCCAAGCCTCCCTAAGTTCATAAAAATTATTTACATTTCCCTCAACCTTTTTCCAATATGGTGTATGCAGGCATATTGCAGACTTCCATACAAACTCCCTATCACTGCTTGATACTATTTCATTTACTCGGTCACAAGGCATTCCCTCAAGAATGTAATCATTCAAAGCATTAAATATTTCTTCCGGTGTGGCTGCATTCCCTTGATAATCTGCTGCGGCAGCTTTCCCTTGATTTTTATAAATCTCAGTTAAATCCTTCTTATAATCCATGTTCCTGTTTAATACCTGAGTTACAAGTGCTGCCTGCCTTAATTCTGCACTTTCTATTCTTTCCTGCAGCCACCCGTGTATATTTGAGGTATCAATCAATTGTTCCAGTGGCTCTGGCTCCAAAGGTGGGCCGTGTTTTTCATTTATATCCTGAACCCAGGTGCCTATAGGCAGCTTCTTTTCCTGAGCCCATTTTATAATATCTTTTTCAATTTTCTCATACCAAATTATTTTGTTATAAAGCCAGTAATGTATTTTACCAAGAAATAAACTCATGTTTTCCTCCGATTAATTTATATTTATTTTTCTTTTAATTATTTTGTTCTTAAGTACTAATTTTTATTTAACACACTCAATTAATACATTTTGAATAGTATATTATAGAATTTTTGCATTATTTAGGAGTAATAATTTATGGAGTACACCATTAAGACAGAACAGGATGTGAATATTTATGTAAATGATATTAATCCTTATGGTAAAAAGGTAATTCTTTTTGTGCACGGCTGGCCTTTAAGTCACAGGGCATTTGAATACCAATTCAATGTCCTTCCTAAAATGGGGTACAGATGTATTGGTATGGATACAAGAGGCTTTGGCAATTCAAGTAAGCCCTTTTGGGGTTATAACTACAATAGGTTGGCTGAAGATGTCCGTTGTGTAGTTGACTCATTAAAGCTTCGGAACTTCGTTCTGGCAGGCCACTCAATGGGAGGTGCTACTGTTATACGCTATATGTCCCTCTTCAAGGGATATGGTGTTTCAAAGCTGGCATTGTTTGCCGCTGCTGCACCAAGCCTTACTATGCGCCCCGACTTTCCTTACGGTCTCCCTAAAGAAGATATAACAAAAATAATTAATAGTGTATATGATAATCGACCTCAAATGCTTTTGGATACTGCACCAATGTTTTTTTTCAAACCAATAACTAAAGCTCTGTCAGATTGGTTTTTCCAACTTGGCTTTATGGCTGCTAACTGGGCTACTGCAGAATGTGCTAAAACCTTCCGGGACGAAAGCCTTTTTAACGACCTACCCCAAATTCAGGTTCCAACCTTGATACTTCACGGTATACATGACCGTGTTTGCCTGTTTCCTCTGGCAAAAGTCATGGAAAAAAGTATCAAAAACTCAAGGCTCGTACCTTTTGAATACAGCGGGCACAGTCTGTTCTTTGAGGAAAAAGATAAGTTTAATATGGAATTGGTAAAATTTATTGAACATTTTTAATGTGACAATTCTGTAATACAAAAATCATTGCTTGAACTAAATATTTTAAGCAATGATTTTTTTCAATGTAAAAATTCTAAACATTAGTATTATAGGACTTCAATCTCTTCTCTGATAAGGTTATGTAAATAATTTCTTGTTAACAATTTATATATAGTAATTGAAATATTTTTTCATCCTTGCTATTATTATCTAGTCACTATATTTAGACTAGTAAACTGTTAGAAGACAAAAGTGGCTATAATGTTTTTTTATTTTAGTTTAGGGCAAAAATATATTAATAAGGAGTGTATTAACATGACGCAAAAAAGGGATCAGTGGGGATCAAAAGCCGGATTTATCCTTGCTGCCATTGGTTCGGCTGTTGGTCTAGGCAATATATGGAGATATCCGTATGTACTCTATTCAAACGGCGGAGGTGCTTTTCTAATTCCATATTTCTTCGCTATATTAACTGCCGGAATACCATTAATAATTTTAGAATATGGATTAGGACACAAATTTAAAGGTTCACCGCCCTTGGCTCTTGCCAGAGCAAATAAAAAATGGGAGTGGCTTGGTTGGTGGCCAAGTATTAATTCATTTATCATATTGACTTACTACACGCTGATACTCAGCTGGGCTGTAAACTATCTGTTTTTCAGCTTTACACAGGCTTGGGGAACTGATACAAATTCATTTTTCTTTAAGGACTTCCTTAAAATGGCTGATAGCCCCTTTAAGCTGGGTGGATTTGTATGGCCGGTATTTGTTGGTATTACTATTATATGGCTGATAAACTGGTTTGTATGTTTTAAAGGTGTTTCCAGTGGAATTGAAAAGATTAATAAGATTCTGCTTCCAACCCTAGTAATAGCAATGATAATTATTGTTATCAGAGGGGTAACTCTTCCGGGAGCTAGTCTTGGACTTAACAAACTTTTTACACCGGACTGGTCAAAAGTACTGGAGCCAAAAGTCTGGATATCTGCATATGGTCAGGTTTTCTTTTCATTAAGCCTTGCAATGGGAATCATGATTACTTATTCTAGTTATCTTCCAAAAAAGACAGATATAAATAACAGCGCTTTCATGACAGCCTTTGCCAATTGTGGGTTTGAGTTCTTGTCAGCAATAGGAATTTTTGGAATTTTAGGATACATGGCATCTACTCAGGGAGTGGGAGTAGATGAAGTTGCTTCACAGGGTATCGGACTTGCGTTTGTAGCCTTTCCTAAGGTATTTACGGTTATGGGTGGAATAGGTAAGTTCTTTGGCATATTATTCTTTACCTGTCTTGTTTTTGCCGGAATAACTTCCTCCATATCTCTGGTTGAAGCTTCCTCCTCGGCATTGATTGACAAAACAGGAGCAGGAAGAAAAAAAGTTGTTTCTTTAGTTTGCCTTGTTGGGTATGCAATAAGTATACTATATTCTACAGGGGCAGGATTATATTTCCTTGATATTATAGACAACTTTGTAAATTCATACGGAATTGTAACAGTAGGCTTGCTTGAAGCAATAACCATAGGATGGTTCTTCGGAGCTTCTAAAATACGCGAACACACTAACCCCATTTCCTATTTTTCAGTTGGAAAGTGGTGGAATCTCATGATTAAATTTGTAACTCCTGCTGTATTGACCTTTATGATTATATCCAACATTATAAATGAAATATCAAAACCATACGGAGGGTATTCACAAAAAGCACTGATTGCTTATGGTTGGAGTGTGATAATTATCGGAATTGCTTTATCTTTGATATTATGCCAAAGACCTTGGAAGGACAGAAGTATTACCTCTTATAAATCTGAGGAGGTGAAGTAGATGACTGCTACATCTATAGTATTCTTTCTGATTGGTGCGGTTTTCCTCTGGGGTGGACTAGCTGTAACAATTTCCATTGCCGTTAAAAATGAATCTAAAAAATAGATAAAAGGGGCTGCATAAAACAGCCCCTTTTTTATTAATCATCCCTACGTTTTTGATGCAAAGCTTCATCTCTTATTTCTGCTCTGAAGCCTTCAAGTGCATCACGTCTTCTTTCATTTTTTTCTTCCAAAGTTTTCGCCATTTTTCTGTCATCAGTTTTTTCAATCAGTTCCTCTGCTAATTCCATATTTTTAATTGTATGATTGATATTGGCTTGTATTCTTTCTACATTGTCGCTTCTATCATCTGGTTTTGGCTTATTCTTCATATAAACATCCTCCTTCTGATTTACAATACTTTTTAGTCTTTGTCATCATCAATCTTAATTTCCACGGCCCCGGATTGCTCCATGACCGACTTTACTTCCTGAGCTTTGTGCCTTGCAGCTTTAACAAACACTACAATCCCACTATCATCATTTAGTTCGTTTAAGCTTTCAACAAAAGATTTTAATCTACCAGGGTCATCATATGCTGTTTTAACGGTGGCACTTATATGATTATCTATGGCATCAGCGTTCATGCTTCGAAACTTGGCTTCATCGAAACTGCTGATTATCATATCTTGCCTGCTGATTCCGCTGTTTTTCAGAGAATCAACTACCCCGCCTACCTGACCTGGCTCCAAAAATCTACCTATTATTTTAATGATAAATCCCTCCCTGCTTGCTATGCCTTGGTAAGAGAACTAATTAAAATAGAATAATTCTTTTTATATTGTGTCCAAAATTTTTTTTTGTAAAGAGGTAAAAAAATCAAAAAAACGAACCATAACTGCAGCACCCGATTGCACCGTTAAATTGCGGTTCTTCAAGCTTTATTATTTCGTCAAAATCATTTGCAAGGTAACGAGCAAGTGATTTACTTTTTGCTACTCCTCCCGATAAAATTAACTTTTTCCCTTTAAATCTAAATAGCAAGGGTCTGAGTTTCCTGTAAAGTGAATAGTTTACTCCGGCACATAGTCTATCCATTGAAACGCCTTCCGCTATTTTACCTATGAGTTCCGATTCTGAAAACACAGAACAGGTAGAATTCAACTCTACAGGTTCTTTGAAATATTCTGTTAATTTATCAAGCGAAATTTCCAGAACTCCCGCCATGTTTTCTAGAAACCTTCCGCAGGAAGCTGCACATTTCTCATTCATCTCCAAGTCAGTTATAAGGCCTTTTTCAACCTTTACAACCTTCACATCCTGGCCCCCCACATCCAGCAGTGTGAATTCCTTCATTCCTGTTTGATAAATAGCTCCGTATACATGAGCCTTTATTTCTGTTATTTGCTTGAACATACTGATATCA contains:
- a CDS encoding phage tail protein, translated to METMLGQIELFPFNFVPQGWLLCNGQLLNIAQNQALYSLLGVSYGGDGRTTFAIPNLLGTEPVPNTMYCIAIEGIYPSKN
- a CDS encoding nitroreductase family protein, with protein sequence MSKNFFAAVKDRRTYYGIDKQSPVSDERIQEIIKDAVLHTPSSFNSQSARVVLLLGDNHDKLWDITKNTLSKVVPPENFSATEQKINSFRSGYGTVLFFEDNSVIESLQQQFALYKDNFPIWAEQSNGMLQYVIWTALEIEGLGVSLQHYNPLIDDAVRTEWKIPLNWRLVAQMPFGKPTASPDEKQFQPIESRFKIFK
- a CDS encoding cadherin-like beta sandwich domain-containing protein, translated to MGNTALTGLTSASSYIAPFVAQKAVDGIMKPVNRWVGEVPCTLNFKPDKLYCVNRWVVNGMPSVGWDPQQYYLLKYSLQGSNDNVTWTTLDTVDNTNTSTISYSSDRTFIPTAAYTYYRVNITSGLKCNPRIASISNFQLFAVDPSSPYLSSLAINSGTLSPAFNKTTFAYTATVDYGVTSIVVTPTAETPTAYGQNVIIKVNGVETASGVGTSVNLAVGVNTINIDVTSAVGYLNQRYTLTVTRLNSNKLTGLSVLNGSTVLPIVPTFNKNTFEYTVEVEKTVQSVMICATSEDPASTIKINGGTAVSGQPYGSITLQKTGNTTVNIIVSTATTSSQQYTVTIKRKENLTLSGLIFKNGKTTLTLQPTFSPTHREYTSSTSNASSITVVPTASNPGDVNITVNGNTVTSGSSYSVTNLRKGENTIIIKVISKITGNENTYICVIKIS
- a CDS encoding phage tail protein codes for the protein MDSPILGMIKCFPYSYIPYGWAVCNGATISIQTNSALYSLIGTKFGGNGTTTFCLPNLTGAEPVPNTVYCIATQGIYPMRS
- a CDS encoding phage tail protein yields the protein MDPFIGQIQLFAFGFAPRGWQLCDGSIIKIAENQALYSLLGNKFGGTPGQSFAVPNLLNASAYQNGRPMAYYIAIYGIYPSRS
- a CDS encoding Calx-beta domain-containing protein is translated as MSKTVKKISLAICIIFFTIMLIYNTGYVYAEAPQDQNFDSLEALREEGPYQIGDIIFDTDGIIDVRSWEALTYEYTYGRIIDGFSGMAISNDPDLYTNPTYISFESAAKSPFKLEAFYALITDVGSSATQVDIKGYNGTVELVCVKGIDFTKPGSTVYGDVKYTNNVCNTDDKEYGGLLEFGESWYDIDKVVITGTNTEQALYICLDSLDFSNVTDISIADVSEITEGQNAIFRVNLTKPYKDDITVNYLINCDSATADDFDTTVLNGTLTIPANATYGEIVIPTKDDTDHEMAETFKVSISNPSVGGITDGETTCTIKDNDNPPKVTLNVDKSSIVENGGSAKITATLSNKTYENVVVNLNFSGAVAGTDFNAPTSISIPANSLSGFVNITVIDDDIFSGENKKVTIGISSVENGSKGEFTPPELTINDDEPEPKVNLSITPGSISENGIEAATVTATLTNKSIKDVTVKLSFEGAVNDTDFTVLSDTITIPSLQTTGTMEIYGKPNNKFNYDKTLTVSISDVDVTNATTGDIKSVPLTITNIDSKPTVKVDPVTYEVEEKDSAKVAITVLLSKASGEDVIVKYKTSDGAARGSKDYISASGSITIPKGEASGTIEIDILNDTLDEEDENFFVTIQNDIVGAERGSPYTAQCIIRDDDDAPDIVISDAEVDEVDSGNTTKLIFNVSLSTESGKTIDVNYSTSDDTATKELDYLETTGTLTFIPGDKGPKQIEVTVIGDNLLESNETIRLNLTATNARKTNYTATGTIKDNDKPTVSINDVSVTEDTSPNIVFKVSLSKPTSQNVSLKFRTIDGSAVAGSDYIQQTGAITFAAGETGEKVIAIDINDDDIYEGTESFYVELYYITDPAIEVVKNTGTGTIYDNESIPKISVETTPINEGNSDTSVATFTVKVSPASAKDIYVDYETLDGTAKAGKDYTAVEGRLKIPAGQKSGIINVNVKGDTVYEENETFSLILSNPEGAEINSSKGTAQCTINDDDSAPSITFVQNKVKVVEGDSGNTPMVFYVTLSEECEKTVSVDYVTEDGTATTANNDYDLASGKLDFIPGETSKSITVNINGDKDAEYDENFFVVLKPVTGDIKAEGIIVDDDRAFIKMFRKKDGFEIANGNTVNFENTKTGKESELEFIISNVGNADLTEDGINKLISISGSDFTLKNEPVSPIVGKGSAAFTIVFKPSSTGVKTAEVTITGKDTVNSPFKFKVSGTGTSDSSTGGGSTSETSREAIVINVGDHSIENVSVDVKHENNIKITTVNLDETEVHKTLNEMAKNEPDKEKKVTIPVTNNSDKVVGELKASTLKAMADMNAVLEIKTENVSYTLPANNVNIDEVLGKLGGNPELKDILVKVTVTKASEDKTERIKDEADKKGFELNGKPVEFEISFTYAGREVTVSSFSKYVTRAVAIPEGTDHKKITTGVVYNPDGSFTHVPTAVSLIDNKYYAKINSLTNSTYALIYNPLTFMDVEEHWSKDYVNDAGSRLIVSGTGDGKFTPDRAVTRAEFAIMIVKALGLKDSELADNNFSDVDKDNPYYSYISTAYKYGIITGYTNRKFGPNDFITREQSMTMISKAMKIAGMDTTLTNTDYLSKNFSDSDNISNWAKEGAAICVNSGLFVGNKGKLNPKNNVTRAESATVIIKLLKSAGLI